TAAAGGCTGCTTCTCTCTTCTTCTCTCCATAAGTTCATCTATTCTATTCTTAATCTTTTCATAATCACCTTTTTTTAGTTGAAAAGTAACTTCTAAAACCACATAATCATTTTTTAATATAGTACTCATTCTATATTCCAATTCTAAATGTTGTTTATCCAATTTTAAAAACTTTCCATTTTTATCTAATACCAATGAACTTTCCACTACCATTGACATTTCTCCATCATAAGCTCCAGCATTCATGGCTAAAGCCCCACCTACACTTCCCGGAATGCCACATGCAAATTCTAATCCAGTAAGACTAGCATCTCTAGCAATCCTACTGGTCTTTGCTATAGTTGCTCCTCCCTGGGCTGTTATTTTTTCGCCATCTACAACGATTTTGTCTAGTTTTGTAAGCTTAATTACCACACCTCTAATTCCACCGTCTTTAACTAATAAATTAGATCCATTACCAATTATATAGAAGGAAACATTATAATTCTTACATAGTTGTATTATATTAATTATTTCATCATAATTAGTAGGAGTCACCAATACATCTACAGGTCCACCTACTCTAAATGAAGTATGTTCTTTCATTTCTGCATTAAATTCTATGTTTTCTTCGTCAATTATTTTAGATAGTTTAATCAAAAAATCATTAAAATGCTCCATATTGAATCTCCTCAAAAATATTCATATAAAATTTAGTATAATCTATCCCTCTATCGTAATCAAGAATAAAATTTTTAAGTTTACATTCTTTTCTAGGAAATTTAATATATAATTTAATAAAAATCGAAAAAATTCTTAGATTACTTACAATAAATTCAATTATTCTAATTAAATATAAAAAAATGATGTTTCAAATAGCTATTTTTCTAAAGATGCCTTACCGAAATAATCTAATATACTATTTGCAGCCTTAGTATCAATAGAATCTATACTTAATAATTCCTTATAAGAAGCTTTTTTTATATTATCTATGCTTCCAAATTTTTTTAAAAGCTCTTTTCTTCTCTTAGCACCTATATTAGGTATATCCTCTAATACAGAGTGAAGAATTCTTTTATCTCTAAGACTTCTATGATAACTTATAGCAAATCTGTGAACTTCGTCTTGAATTCTAGTAATAAAATGCATTACATTTGAGTTTTTTTTCAAAAACAATTCTTCGCTATTATATATAAGTCCTCTTGTATTATGTCTATCATCTTTAACCATACCACAAACAGGTATATCTATGTTTAATTTTTTTAAAACCTCTAAAGCTATATTTATTTGTCCCAGTCCGCCATCCATAAGTATAAGATCTGGGAAAATACAGAACTTTCCCGCACTTAATTCTAAATTTCTCTCTTCTATAGCTTTAACCTCATCCAATCCCCTTTTAAATCTTCTGATAAGTATTTCCCTCATACTGTCATAATCATTGGCTCCCTTAACTGTCTTTATTTTAAAACGCCTGTAATCACTATTTTTGGGCTTTCCTTTTTCAAATACCACCATTGAACCAACGGAATCAACTCCCTGAATATTAGAAATATCATAGGCCTCAATTCTATTAGGAAGTTCTTCAAGATTTAGTATATGAGCTAAATCCTGTAAAGTTTCCTTATGTAAAGCTTTATCTTGTAATATCTTTAATTTAAATTGATCTAGAGTAGCGGAAGCATTCCTTTTTACCATTTCCAATAAATTCTTCTTATCACCTTTTTGAGGAATTTTAATTTCTACCTTTGAACCTCTTTTCATAGTAAGCCACTGTTCTAAAAGTTCTACATCCAATATATCTGGTACATATATATTTTTAGGTATAAAAGCTGTTCCACCATAGAATTCTTTGATAAATTGGGATATGATTATAGCTTTATCTTCTCCAGAAGTATTTTCAAGCATAAAATGTTCTCTTCCAACTATTTTTCCATTTCTCACAAAAAATATATTTACACAGGTATCCTTTTCATCACTGTCTAAATTTATAAAATCTTCATTTTCAAAACTGCCTGTCATTATTTTCTGTTTTTCACTTACTTTATTTAAAGCTATAATTTTATCTCTTAAAAAAGCTGCCCTCTCAAAGTCCATCTCTTCTGAAGCTTTTTCCATATCCATTTTAAGCTGCTTAATTATAATACTATCCTTTCCATTTAAAACATTTATAATTTCTCCTACAGTTTTACTATAATCCTCTTTACTTATAAGCCCTGCACAAGGTGCCGTACAAAGATTTATATGATAATTAAGGCACGGTCTTGTAATATTTCCATTCTCTATTATAGTTCTTTTACAGGTTCTTATAGGAAATATTTTTTTTATTAGCTCCATAGTTTCATATACTGCCGAAACATCTACGTAGGGTCCAAAATATTTTGCTCCATCTTTTGCAATAATTCTTGTTACAAAAATTCTTGGAAAATCTTCATTTGTAGTTATTTTTATAAAAGGATAGTGTTTGTCATCTTTAAGCAAAATATTATATCGCGGTTTGTATTTTTTTATTAAATTACATTCTAAAATTAAAGCTTCTATCTCAGAATCTGTAACGATATATTCAAATTCAGCTATATTTTTCACCATAGCTTTTACTTTCTCAGAATGATTCTTAGAACTTTGAAAATATTGTCTAACTCTATTTTTTAAAATTTTAGCTTTACCCACATATATAACTTCACCTAGAGAATTCTTCATAAGATAAACTCCTGGTTTATCTGGCAAAAGCTTTAGCTGATACTTGAAATCAAACATTAAATCACCTCCTATTTTAACTTAAGGAGCATTGGAAATCGATAAGCTATGTATAAAATAGAAATAATCACTATAATATCTTCAATGAATTTTCCATTATTAGATCCTACTCTAAAAGTAAAGGGAAATTTTATATTTTTACCTTTTAAGGGATAGAAAAGAGGCACTCCCCTATTAGTACACATATCACCTATGATATGTGTACTATATCCTATGATAAAGTAATAAACTAAATAGATATTATTATATTGTAAAGCCCTATAATTTACTATAAATGCAAATACAATCATACCTAATATGCTATGTGTAAATCCCATTCTATGCGATGAAAAAGCAACAATTATCAGTACCATTCCAATCACCATAAGTTCAGGTATATTCCTATAAAATATATTAAATACTATTAATATTGTCCCTATGCCTCCATACACGCTTACCTTAACCATTTTATTTTTTACTGGTAATATATATTTATTAAATATACTTTTAGGATGATCTATATCTGGCAGCAGTGATGAAATAATAAGAATTATCACCGCTATAATACTCAATTCTCCAGGAATCTTACTGCTTATTGCAATTCCAACAGATGCTCCCATTACAGCATGAGTCTTTCCTGTCATACATTTCTCCTTTGTTTATATTTATATCATTGACCTATTTTGAAAGTGAAGTTTTTATAACCCCAGCAGCTATTTTAGCTGCCTGGATACCTCCCTGACCTCCATCTTCCACAATTACAGCTACTGCAATTTTAGGATTTTCCATAGGTGCAAATCCAATAAACCATGAATGAGGCCTTGCATTTGATGTATCCTGATGATCTGCTGTACCAGTTTTTCCACATACATTTAAACCACTTATATCTGCATTTCCTCCAGTACCATCTGTTACAACACCTCTCATAAATTCCTTCATAGTGGCAGCTATTTCAGGAGTAGTAACATTTCCTATACTTTCAGGTTTATAAGTCATTATAGTATTTCCTGTACTTGATATTACAGAATTAACAAGATAGGGCTTCATCATTACTCCATCGTTAGCTATGGTACTTGCTACCAATGCCATCTGCATGGGTGTAGCAAGATCCTGACTTTGTCCTATAGCGCTTTGTGCTATATTTCCCGGTTCACTGGAATCATAAGTAGGAAATCTACTTTTATCTATGACAATACCATCACTAGGTATATCTTTATTAAAATAAAAATCCTCTGCTGTCTTTTTTAGCTTATTATTACCTAAAGTCAAACCTAAGGTACCAAATATTTGATTACTAGAGTGTATATAAGCTTGTTTTAAGTTTATACTTCCAAGGACTTCTCCTCCAAAGTTATTAAGTGCATACTTTGAATTAAATCTAATTCCTCCAGTATCATTAAAAGTTTGATTCATAACTCCACTAATATTTTCTAATGCACTTATAGCTGTAACAGTTTTAAAAGTAGAACCAGGCGGATATAGACCAGATACAGCTCTATTTAATAAGGGTCTGCTTTTATCAGTAGAAATTGATTTCCACTGTGCTGTAAGTTCACTATCATTTGGATTAAAAGAAGGTGCTGATACCATGGCCAATATTTCACCAGTTTTAGGATTAAGTGCCACTACCGCCCCTTTTTGTCCAGTATTACTCAATAGATTATAGGCTTGTTTTTGTACATCACTATCAAGAGTGGTAATAAGGTCATTTCCCTTTTTATCTTCCTTTTTTACAGAGCCCTTATTAGCTATAAATTCTTTTAAATACTGCACTATACTCATATCATTTGCACCCATAAGATATTGATCATACTTAGATTCAAGGCCAGTTATTCCATAACTTGGATTCACATAGCCCAGTACATGCGCAAATACGGCACCACCAGTGTACTCTCTTTTTTGAGTTAATGTATTAACCCTTGAACTCTTTGTAAGAGCATTTTTATTTCTATCGTAAATAGTTCCTCTCAATACTTCATTTCTTTTAGCCCAAAGTCTTTTATTATCTGTATTATTTACAATTTTAGGAGCCACATATACTTCAAAATATGCAACATAAGATATAACCACTATAAATAATAAGAGAAAAACAAACAATACCTTCTTTATTCCAACGGAAATATCATTCAAGCTTACCTTCCTCCTTCAGAGATCTTTTGCAGTATGCCAAGTGCCATAAATGTAATAATCATGGAAGTACCTCCATAACTTACAAGTGGCAGGGTAATCCCCGTAAGTGGAATCATATTTGTGACCCCCCCTACTATTACCAATACCTGAGCACCTATCATCGCACTGTAGCCAACTGCTAAAAGCCTTGAAAATTTATCTTCTGCAAATAGAGCTGCTCTCATACATCTATAAAATAACAAGAAATATAAAATCATTATTGCAAATCCCATAAGTACTCCCATTTCTTCACTTATGGATGCAAATATAAAGTCAGAATCATTTATTGGCACAAATCCTGGATATCCTAGCCCTAAACCGGTTCCGAATAATCCTCCCCAAGCTATAGAGTACATTGATTGCACTACCTGATAACTTTGATTCGTCTTATAAGGCCATGGATCCTGCCATATCATAACTCTAAGTCTTACATGCCCGAACAGTTTATAGCTTATAAAAGCTCCTGCTGAAAACAACAATAGACAAATTAAAACATATTTAAATTTACCAGTACAAATATATAACATAGTTACTGATATAGCAAAAAATATAAGTGCAGAACCAAGGTCTTTCTGCAATACCATAAAACCAAGCGAAACCATTACTATAAATGCCGGTTCTATAAGTTGTTTAAAATTCTTATATTTACTGAAAGCAGATGCCAAATAGGCAATTAAAAATAATTTTGCAAACTCTGATGGTTGAAAACTAAAGCCGCCAAAATGAACCCAGTTCTGGGAACCGTTAACATCAGCAGCCCCTAGTAGAGTAGGCATAGATATAAATACCAGGGTTAATACAAGAAATATATATCTAAACTTCACATATTTTTTTAGCTCTGGTAATATAACCACTATCAAAATAAAGATTACAATTCCAACCACAAAAAATATAATCTGCTTTATGGCATCAGCGGGCTTTAGTCTATATATCATAACCATACCTATATTTGAAAGTATGCAGGCAAAAATGAGAATGTATTTATCTCCATCAGGGAAAAATCTTCTAACTATAAAGTTTGAATATCCCATAAGTATACATATAATTCCACCTATAATAAGTGCTACATTATCAAAGGGTGTTTTTATCAAAAATATATTAAAAAAACTTATTATACAAAAAAGATATGTAACTCTAAGCAACCGCTTTTCTTCTTTTATACTATCCATAATTCACCTATCCTATTACCTTAAATACAATTGTTCCTATTTCTATTTTGTCTCCTGGACGAATATACACTTTCTCCTGTATTTTTTGTCCATTTACTATAGTACCATTAGTGCTGTTTAAGTCTTCAAATATATAATTATTATTTTTCATATAAATTCTTGCATGATGACCTGAAATATATTCCTCAGCAAGTACAACTGTATTATCTTCTTTTCGTCCTATAGTTACTTCACGGTCTATGGGTATCACTGAACCCTTTCTTACCATATTATTCATTCCGCCATCTACAACTTCTAAACCAAAGGTCTTTTTTCTTTTTACTCGCTTCTTATCTCCACTTTTCATGTCTTTATACATTATTCTAAGTGCAAAAGCAATTATTAAATATATTACTGCAATAATAAATATTTTAAAGATGAGACTTAATTTACTAAAACCTGAAGTCTCTAGTACTAATCCTAGATATAAATTATTAAGTATCAAACACTTCACCTTCTCGCCGTGTAATATAAAGGACCAGCATAATATTCATGCTAGTCCTAGTACAATTATAGCATTTTTTTTAAATATTGTCCTGTATAAGATAAATTATTTTTTACTATATCCTCAGGAGTACCTGTGCACAATATATTTCCTCCTTTTTCCCCGCCTTCTGGTCCTAAATCGATAATATAATCTGCACACTTTATTACATCTAAATTATGTTCTATAACTACTACAGTATTTCCAGTATCCACAAGTCTCTGAAGTATTTCAACAAGCCTGCTTACATCATCTATATGAAGCCCCGTAGTAGGTTCATCTAATATATAAAGAGTTTTCCCAGTACTTCTCTTAGATAATTCATAGGCAAGCTTTATTCTCTGAGCTTCCCCTCCAGAAAGTTGTGTTGAAGGCTGCCCAAGTCTTATATATCCTAATCCTACATCCATTAATGTATCTAGTTTATTTTTAATCCTAGGTATATTTTCAAAAAACTTCACTGCTTCTTCTACAGTCATATTCAGTACATCGTCTATATTCCTGTTTTTATATTTTATCTCCAAAGTTTCCCTATTATACCTCTTTCCTTTACATACCTCACAGGGTACATATACATCTGATAGAAATTGCATCTCTATTTTTATAATTCCATCACCTTTGCAGGCTTCGCATCTTCCACCTTTAACATTAAAACTAAATCTTCCAGGTTTATACCCTCTCATCTTAGCGTCATTTGTTACAGAAAATAATTCTCTTATTATATCAAATACTCCAGTATAGGTAGCCGGGTTAGATCTTGGTGTCCTTCCAATAGGGCTCTGATTTATATCTATTATTTTATCAATATTTTCTATCCCCTGAATTTCCTTATGTTTTCCTGGATTAGCCTTACTGTGATTTATTTTTTTGTTAAGTCCTTTATATAATATTTCATTGACAAGAGTACTCTTTCCCGATCCAGAAACTCCAGTTACACAAGTTAATACTCCTATTGGGAAATTTACCTTTATATTTTTCAAATTATTTTCCTTAGCACCAATTATTTTAATAAAATTATCGCTGAATTTTCTTCTTTTTTTTGGTACATCTATCTTTTTCTCTCCAGTAATATATTGACCAGTTATAGATTCTTTACAATTTTTAATATATTGAAGATCACCAGCTGCAACTATTTCTCCTCCATGTTCTCCTGCTCCAGGTCCTACATCTACTATAAAATCTGCTTCTTTTATAGTATCTTCATCATGTTCAACTACTATTAATGTATTTCCTATATCCCTTAAATGTTTCATAGTAGCTATTAATTTATCATTGTCTCTTTGATGAAGACCAATGCTTGGTTCATCAAGTATGTATAAAACCCCTACAAGACTTGATCCTATTTGAGTAGCAAGTCTAATTCTCTGTGATTCTCCTCCTGAGAGGGTTCTAGCCGCTCTTGTAAGATTTAAATAATCTAACCCTACATCAATTAAAAATTTCAGTCTGTCTTTTATTTCTTTAAGTATCTGATTACTTATTATTTTATCCTTTTCACTTAATTCCAAATTATTTATAAAGTTGAGTTCGTCTCTTATGGGTAAGCTGCAAAATTCAAATATATTTTTATCTCCCACTGTAACCGCTAATACCTCTGGTTTTAATCTAGCTCCTTTACACTTAGGGCAGGGATTATCACTCATATAATTTTCTATTTCATTTTTTATATATTCAGAATTACTTTCCATATATCTTCTTCTAAGTTCATTTATAATACCTTCATACTGATGGTTAAACTGCATGTTTTGATTGTCTTTATTATAATAGACTACAAGTTTCTCCCCTTTAGTTCCATATAATATTATATCTAATACTTCAGGATCCAAATCTTTTACAGGGGTATCTATAGTAAAATTATATCTTTTTTGAAGAGCTGTAAGTATACTATAGGTCCAGGAATCTTCCTTTAGTCTTCCTTCTCCCCAAGGAGCTATGGCACCTTCTGATATACTTTTCTCCTTATCTGGTATAACTAAATCCTCATCAATCTCCATAAGGGTTCCAAGTCCATCACAAGTATCACATTTCCCAAAAGGTGAATTAAAGGAAAACATTCTTGGAGCTAATTCTCCAATACTTATATTACAATCAGGACATGCAAAACTTTCACTAAAGAGCATATCCTCTCCATCAATTATATTCACTATTACAATTCCTTCTGCAAGTTTTAAAGCCGTTTCCAATGAATCTGTAAGTCTGCTCTTTATTCCATCTTTTATAACAATTCTATCCACAATTGCATCTATATGATGTTTTTTATTTTTTTCAAGCTTAATTGATTCACCTTCAATTTCCTGTATCTCCCCATCAATCCTTGCCCTTACAAATCCATTTTTCTTAATATTTTCCAGTACTTTTACATGTTCACCTTTTCTTCCTCTAATTACTGGTGATAATATTTGTATTTTGGTCCTTTCTGGTAGTTCTAAAATTTTATCCACCATTTGATCAATGGTCTGTTGTCTTATTTCCTTACCACATTTTGGACAGTGAGGAATACCTACCTTAGAATAAAGCAATCTTAAATAGTCATATATTTCTGTAACTGTTCCAACAGTAGATCTTGGATTTCTTCCTGTAGTTTTTTGATCAATAGATATAGCTGGAGAAAGTCCTTCAATGTATTCTACATCCGGCTTATCCATTTGCCCTAAAAATTGTCTTGCATAGGAAGATAATGATTCTACATATCTCCTCTGACCTTCTGCATAAAGAGTATCAAAAGCTAAAGAAGATTTTCCCGATCCAGAAAGTCCTGTAAATACAACAAATTTATCTCTAGGTATAGTGAGACTAACATTTTTTAAATTGTTTACCTTAGCACCTTTAATAACTATTTTATCCTGCAAAGTATTTCACCCCTTATAAGCATAGATCAATTGATACATTAACTCAATTAATCTATGAACTTTTCATTTTTTCTTCAGCTTTTTCTTAAGATTAAAAATTGTATCCCTAAGTCTTGCAGCAGTTTCAAATTGAAGGTCTTTAGCTGCCTGTTTCATTTCTTCTTCATATTTTTTAATTACTTTCTCTATATTCTCATTATTTGCATTTACTGCCTCTTCTAAACTATTATACTCAGCTTTTTCTTCTGCCACTTTAGATATCTCCAGTATTTCTCTTATATCTTTTTTTACAGTGGTAGGAACAATTCCATTTTTTGTATTGTATTCTATTTGTATAGTTCTTCTTCTATTGGTTTCACTTATAGCCTTATCCATAGATCTAGTTATAGTGTCTGCATACATTATAACTTTACTTTCAGAATTCCTTGCTGCCCTTCCTATAGTCTGAACAAGAGATGTTTCTGATCTCAAAAAACCCTCTTTATCTGCATCTAAAATAGCTACTAAAGCTACCTCTGGAATATCCAGCCCTTCTCTTAAAAGGTTGATTCCCACTAAAACATCAAATTCTTTTTTTCTGAGTCCCTGAATGATTTTCATTCTCTCTATAGTATCTATATCAGAGTGCATATATCTAGTTTTAATATTCATCCCTTTCAAATAATCTGTCAAATCCTCAGCCATTTTCTTTGTAAGAGTAGTAACTAATATTCTAAAGCCCTTATCTATAGTTTCATTTATCTTTCCATACAAATCATCTATCTGGCCTTTAACTGGAAGGACAATTATCTCAGGATCCAGTAATCCAGTAGGTCTTATTATCTGCTCTGCCACATTAGTTGAATGCTCCAATTCGTATTTAGCGGGCGTGGCACTGACAAAAATTACATCGTGAAATTTTTTCTCAAATTCTTCAAATTTAAGAGGTCTGTTATCAAAAGCCGATGGAAGCCTAAATCCATATTCTACAAGTGTATTTTTTCTAGATCTGTCACCACCATACATAGCTTTAACCTGAGGAAGTGTTACATGGCTTTCATCAATAAACAACATAAAATCCTCCGGAAAATAGTCTATAAGTGTTTTGGGTGGCTCTCCCACGGATCTTCCATCCATAATCCTGGAATAATTTTCAATACCGGTGCAATATCCCACTTCTCTCATCATTTCTATATCAAAATTAGTTCTCTGCTTAAGTCTCTGTGCCTCTAAAAGTTTGTCTTCTGCTGTAAGTTGTTTAAGTCTTTCTTCAAGCTCAGCTTCTATCTTATTTATAGCTACTTCTAATCTATCTCTTGAAGTAGCAAAATGGGATGCTGGAAAAATAACGGTATGCTTAAGTTCACCTATTATATTTCCAGTTAATACATCAAATTCTTTTATTTTGTCAATTTCATCTCCGAAAAACTCCACTCTTATAGCTTTACTGGTAGAGGATGCTGGAAAAATGTCCAGTGTGTCTCCTCTGACTCTAAAAGTTCCTCTGATGAAGTTTATCTCATTTCTTTCATATTGAATTTCTATAAGCTTCTTTAACACCTGATCTCTATCCTTTTCCATACCTTCTCTTAAGGAAATGGATAACTTTTTATATTCATCAGGATTACCTAATCCATAAATACAAGATACAGAAGCTACAATGACTACATCCTGTCTCTCAAAAAGTGCCGATGTAGCTGAGTGTCTTAATTTATCTATTTCGTCATTTATAGATGCATCTTTTTCTATATATGTATCCGTTTGAGGTACATAGGCCTCAGGTTGGTAATAATCATAATAAGATACAAAATATTCCACTGCACTGTCTGGAAAAAATTCTCTGAACTCAGAACATAATTGTGCTGCCAAAGTCTTATTATGTGCTAATACTAAAGTTGGTTTTTGTAATCTTTCAATTATGTTAGCCATGGTAAAAGTTTTTCCTGACCCTGTAACTCCAAGCAAAGTCTGAAATTTATTGCCACTTTGGACTCCTTTCACCAATTTATCTATAGCATCAGGCTGATCTCCTGTAGGCTTAAATTTTGAACATATTTTAAATTTACCCATACAAAATTCCTCCACTGAACATTTGTTCGTATAACAATTTTACACTTTCATAATGCTATTGTCAATTTATTTATATAAACTCCGTAGAGTTATTTTTTATCTTCTTCATCTTTCTTTACTTTATCCAAAGTTTCTTGAAAAGAACTTCTATCATATTTCATAACTACACTATTTTTAGGAATAGTTCTAGGAACAAAAACTATTCCCAATCTTTTATTTTTATTCATTTTATTATAATCAACTTGTTCTAATTTTCCATGAACAGTTTTTATTTTAAGCCATATAAATGTGGATACATTATTTAAAGCTTCTATTATGTCCTGATCATTTATTATCTTTTTGTCATTTACTTCAACTACTCTATCTCCACTTTTAATTCCCATTTCAGAAGCTGGAGAAGATGGTGCCACTTCCAAAACCATAAGTCCCTCATCAGTACTTACATATTTAGGTGCTCCTTTTGTTTCCATATAAGTTTGGATTTTAAGCATTATTTCGTGGGCTAAAGGTGCAAAAATAGCTATTAAAAATTCCCCTAATAAATTTATTCTGCCAATTTGTGCTACTATAAGCAAAATAATACCATATATTGCTATGCCCATCCCTGAAGATATAACTTTTTCTTTCTTGCTCCTTGTAAAAGTTATAGAATTGTATCCTATTACTCCATAAAAGGCAAAAAAAGCAACAGCAGCATTTTTTACTATGCTGTAACCAATAACTTCAGATCCAGATGAAATGTTTGGACCACTTAAAACAAACATCAATGCTACAGGAATTATCCAATATCTTTTAAGTGCAAATCCTCCTATTATAGTATTATTTTTATTAGTAAATACAGGAATTGTTCCTTTATCCCCATCTATAATCACAAGTATACCTTCTATTATGTGTA
This genomic window from Clostridium pasteurianum DSM 525 = ATCC 6013 contains:
- the murB gene encoding UDP-N-acetylmuramate dehydrogenase; translated protein: MEHFNDFLIKLSKIIDEENIEFNAEMKEHTSFRVGGPVDVLVTPTNYDEIINIIQLCKNYNVSFYIIGNGSNLLVKDGGIRGVVIKLTKLDKIVVDGEKITAQGGATIAKTSRIARDASLTGLEFACGIPGSVGGALAMNAGAYDGEMSMVVESSLVLDKNGKFLKLDKQHLELEYRMSTILKNDYVVLEVTFQLKKGDYEKIKNRIDELMERRREKQPLEYPSAGSTFKRPTGYFAGKLIQDSGLKGRRVGDAEVSTKHSGFIINKGNATAKDILDLIHIVKKTVKEKFNVELHPEVRIIGEDKKKKN
- the uvrC gene encoding excinuclease ABC subunit UvrC, whose translation is MFDFKYQLKLLPDKPGVYLMKNSLGEVIYVGKAKILKNRVRQYFQSSKNHSEKVKAMVKNIAEFEYIVTDSEIEALILECNLIKKYKPRYNILLKDDKHYPFIKITTNEDFPRIFVTRIIAKDGAKYFGPYVDVSAVYETMELIKKIFPIRTCKRTIIENGNITRPCLNYHINLCTAPCAGLISKEDYSKTVGEIINVLNGKDSIIIKQLKMDMEKASEEMDFERAAFLRDKIIALNKVSEKQKIMTGSFENEDFINLDSDEKDTCVNIFFVRNGKIVGREHFMLENTSGEDKAIIISQFIKEFYGGTAFIPKNIYVPDILDVELLEQWLTMKRGSKVEIKIPQKGDKKNLLEMVKRNASATLDQFKLKILQDKALHKETLQDLAHILNLEELPNRIEAYDISNIQGVDSVGSMVVFEKGKPKNSDYRRFKIKTVKGANDYDSMREILIRRFKRGLDEVKAIEERNLELSAGKFCIFPDLILMDGGLGQINIALEVLKKLNIDIPVCGMVKDDRHNTRGLIYNSEELFLKKNSNVMHFITRIQDEVHRFAISYHRSLRDKRILHSVLEDIPNIGAKRRKELLKKFGSIDNIKKASYKELLSIDSIDTKAANSILDYFGKASLEK
- a CDS encoding metal-dependent hydrolase codes for the protein MTGKTHAVMGASVGIAISSKIPGELSIIAVIILIISSLLPDIDHPKSIFNKYILPVKNKMVKVSVYGGIGTILIVFNIFYRNIPELMVIGMVLIIVAFSSHRMGFTHSILGMIVFAFIVNYRALQYNNIYLVYYFIIGYSTHIIGDMCTNRGVPLFYPLKGKNIKFPFTFRVGSNNGKFIEDIIVIISILYIAYRFPMLLKLK
- a CDS encoding peptidoglycan D,D-transpeptidase FtsI family protein, encoding MNDISVGIKKVLFVFLLLFIVVISYVAYFEVYVAPKIVNNTDNKRLWAKRNEVLRGTIYDRNKNALTKSSRVNTLTQKREYTGGAVFAHVLGYVNPSYGITGLESKYDQYLMGANDMSIVQYLKEFIANKGSVKKEDKKGNDLITTLDSDVQKQAYNLLSNTGQKGAVVALNPKTGEILAMVSAPSFNPNDSELTAQWKSISTDKSRPLLNRAVSGLYPPGSTFKTVTAISALENISGVMNQTFNDTGGIRFNSKYALNNFGGEVLGSINLKQAYIHSSNQIFGTLGLTLGNNKLKKTAEDFYFNKDIPSDGIVIDKSRFPTYDSSEPGNIAQSAIGQSQDLATPMQMALVASTIANDGVMMKPYLVNSVISSTGNTIMTYKPESIGNVTTPEIAATMKEFMRGVVTDGTGGNADISGLNVCGKTGTADHQDTSNARPHSWFIGFAPMENPKIAVAVIVEDGGQGGIQAAKIAAGVIKTSLSK
- a CDS encoding FtsW/RodA/SpoVE family cell cycle protein encodes the protein MDSIKEEKRLLRVTYLFCIISFFNIFLIKTPFDNVALIIGGIICILMGYSNFIVRRFFPDGDKYILIFACILSNIGMVMIYRLKPADAIKQIIFFVVGIVIFILIVVILPELKKYVKFRYIFLVLTLVFISMPTLLGAADVNGSQNWVHFGGFSFQPSEFAKLFLIAYLASAFSKYKNFKQLIEPAFIVMVSLGFMVLQKDLGSALIFFAISVTMLYICTGKFKYVLICLLLFSAGAFISYKLFGHVRLRVMIWQDPWPYKTNQSYQVVQSMYSIAWGGLFGTGLGLGYPGFVPINDSDFIFASISEEMGVLMGFAIMILYFLLFYRCMRAALFAEDKFSRLLAVGYSAMIGAQVLVIVGGVTNMIPLTGITLPLVSYGGTSMIITFMALGILQKISEGGR
- a CDS encoding FHA domain-containing protein, producing MILNNLYLGLVLETSGFSKLSLIFKIFIIAVIYLIIAFALRIMYKDMKSGDKKRVKRKKTFGLEVVDGGMNNMVRKGSVIPIDREVTIGRKEDNTVVLAEEYISGHHARIYMKNNNYIFEDLNSTNGTIVNGQKIQEKVYIRPGDKIEIGTIVFKVIG
- the uvrA gene encoding excinuclease ABC subunit UvrA codes for the protein MQDKIVIKGAKVNNLKNVSLTIPRDKFVVFTGLSGSGKSSLAFDTLYAEGQRRYVESLSSYARQFLGQMDKPDVEYIEGLSPAISIDQKTTGRNPRSTVGTVTEIYDYLRLLYSKVGIPHCPKCGKEIRQQTIDQMVDKILELPERTKIQILSPVIRGRKGEHVKVLENIKKNGFVRARIDGEIQEIEGESIKLEKNKKHHIDAIVDRIVIKDGIKSRLTDSLETALKLAEGIVIVNIIDGEDMLFSESFACPDCNISIGELAPRMFSFNSPFGKCDTCDGLGTLMEIDEDLVIPDKEKSISEGAIAPWGEGRLKEDSWTYSILTALQKRYNFTIDTPVKDLDPEVLDIILYGTKGEKLVVYYNKDNQNMQFNHQYEGIINELRRRYMESNSEYIKNEIENYMSDNPCPKCKGARLKPEVLAVTVGDKNIFEFCSLPIRDELNFINNLELSEKDKIISNQILKEIKDRLKFLIDVGLDYLNLTRAARTLSGGESQRIRLATQIGSSLVGVLYILDEPSIGLHQRDNDKLIATMKHLRDIGNTLIVVEHDEDTIKEADFIVDVGPGAGEHGGEIVAAGDLQYIKNCKESITGQYITGEKKIDVPKKRRKFSDNFIKIIGAKENNLKNIKVNFPIGVLTCVTGVSGSGKSTLVNEILYKGLNKKINHSKANPGKHKEIQGIENIDKIIDINQSPIGRTPRSNPATYTGVFDIIRELFSVTNDAKMRGYKPGRFSFNVKGGRCEACKGDGIIKIEMQFLSDVYVPCEVCKGKRYNRETLEIKYKNRNIDDVLNMTVEEAVKFFENIPRIKNKLDTLMDVGLGYIRLGQPSTQLSGGEAQRIKLAYELSKRSTGKTLYILDEPTTGLHIDDVSRLVEILQRLVDTGNTVVVIEHNLDVIKCADYIIDLGPEGGEKGGNILCTGTPEDIVKNNLSYTGQYLKKML